In Alkalihalobacillus sp. FSL W8-0930, a single window of DNA contains:
- a CDS encoding VTT domain-containing protein — protein MKEYVEPITQFIEQAGWLGPFFFILFHLIRQVLFIPVLLICIVGGFLFGGVLGSIYSFVGLMGSSLSFYLLLSYVPWLHKRLARLKEKVLKKDPALNVWQLSLFRLVPFVHFHVLSFYAMEKSENVTEYMKQSFIMNIPMAIVYTSFGNLLYNLNTVGLLILASFLILLIILSRNWSDQVVTR, from the coding sequence TTGAAAGAATACGTAGAACCAATTACTCAATTTATCGAACAGGCAGGTTGGCTGGGACCTTTTTTCTTTATTCTGTTTCACTTGATTAGACAGGTGCTATTTATTCCTGTCTTACTTATTTGTATCGTCGGGGGATTTCTTTTTGGAGGAGTGCTAGGATCAATTTATTCGTTTGTTGGTTTAATGGGATCGTCTCTTAGTTTTTATCTATTGCTATCATACGTTCCTTGGCTTCACAAACGACTAGCCAGATTAAAAGAAAAGGTGTTAAAGAAAGATCCCGCTCTAAATGTATGGCAGCTCTCGTTATTTCGATTAGTTCCGTTTGTCCATTTTCATGTTCTATCGTTTTATGCCATGGAGAAATCAGAAAATGTAACAGAATATATGAAGCAATCATTTATAATGAATATTCCAATGGCCATTGTGTACACATCATTTGGTAACCTACTTTATAACTTAAACACAGTAGGCTTACTGATTCTTGCTAGTTTCTTAATCTTATTAATAATACTTAGTAGAAATTGGAGTGACCAAGTCGTGACT
- a CDS encoding DUF1294 domain-containing protein: MYEVVAILLIYYFIMSIVGYYSMAQDKQRAIKQMRRTPEKTLLGIALLGGVFGSFLGMRLRRHKTKHLTFSLGLPILMLVHLSLLLFILGAIQA, encoded by the coding sequence ATGTATGAAGTAGTAGCCATTCTGCTGATCTATTATTTTATAATGTCCATTGTTGGATATTATAGTATGGCTCAAGACAAACAAAGAGCGATTAAACAGATGCGTAGAACTCCGGAGAAAACGTTGCTTGGCATTGCATTACTGGGTGGCGTTTTCGGTTCCTTTCTTGGCATGCGTTTACGTAGGCATAAAACGAAGCATCTAACATTTTCACTCGGACTCCCCATTCTAATGCTTGTTCATCTTAGTTTACTTTTATTCATCCTGGGAGCAATACAAGCATAA
- the rplT gene encoding 50S ribosomal protein L20, with product MPRVKGGYVARRRRKKVLKLAKGYYGSKHTLFKSAQGQVMKALLYAYRDRRQKKRDFRKLWITRINAAARINGLSYSRLMHGLKLAEINVNRKMLADLAVNDEAAFTALAEKAKTSLKG from the coding sequence ATGCCAAGAGTAAAAGGCGGATATGTCGCTCGTCGTCGTCGTAAGAAAGTTTTAAAGTTAGCTAAAGGATATTATGGTTCTAAGCATACGTTATTCAAATCAGCACAAGGACAGGTAATGAAAGCATTACTTTATGCTTACCGTGACCGTCGTCAAAAGAAACGTGATTTCCGTAAGCTTTGGATCACACGTATTAACGCAGCTGCACGCATCAACGGTTTGTCTTACAGCCGTTTAATGCACGGATTAAAGCTTGCTGAAATCAACGTGAACCGTAAAATGCTTGCTGATCTAGCAGTGAATGATGAAGCTGCTTTCACAGCTTTAGCTGAAAAAGCAAAAACTAGCCTTAAAGGTTAA
- the rpmI gene encoding 50S ribosomal protein L35, whose protein sequence is MPKMKTHRGAAKRFKRTGSGKLKRSHGFTSHMFRNKSQKQKRKLRKSAMVHSGDFKRIRQMLTYKK, encoded by the coding sequence ATGCCAAAAATGAAAACACACCGAGGCGCTGCTAAGCGTTTCAAACGTACTGGGAGCGGCAAACTAAAACGTTCACACGGTTTTACTAGCCACATGTTCCGTAACAAGTCTCAAAAGCAAAAACGTAAGCTACGTAAGTCAGCTATGGTTCACTCTGGAGACTTCAAACGCATTCGTCAAATGTTAACGTACAAAAAATAA